Proteins encoded together in one Pongo abelii isolate AG06213 chromosome 8, NHGRI_mPonAbe1-v2.0_pri, whole genome shotgun sequence window:
- the DDIT4 gene encoding DNA damage-inducible transcript 4 protein — translation MPSLWDRFSSSSTSSSPSSLSRTSTPDRPPRSAWGSAAREEGFDRSTSLESSDCESLDSSNSGFGPEEDTAYLDGVSLPDFELLSDPEDEHLCANLMQLLQESLAQARLGSRRPARLLMPGQLVSQVGKELLRLAYSEPCGLRGALLDVCVEQGKSCHSVGQLALDPSLVPTFQLTLVLRLDSRLWPKIQGLFSSANSPFLPGFSQSLTLSTGFRVIKKKLYSSEQLLIEEC, via the exons ATGCCTAGCCTTTGGGACCGCTTCTCGTCGTCGTCCACCTCCTCTTCGCCCTCGTCCTTGTCCCGAACTTCCACCCCAGATCGGCCGCCGCGCTCAGCCTGGGGGTCGGCGGCCCGGGAGGAGGGGTTTGACCGTTCCACGAGCCTGGAGAGCTCGGACTGCGAGTCCCTGGACAGCAGCAACAGTGGCTTCGGGCCAGAGGAAG ACACGGCTTACCTGGATGGGGTGTCGTTGCCCGACTTCGAGCTGCTCAGTGACCCTGAGGATGAACACCTGTGTGCCAACCTGATGCAGCTGCTGCAGGAGAGCCTGGCCCAGGCGCGGCTGGGCTCTCGACGCCCTGCGCGCCTGCTGATGCCTGGCCAGCTGGTAAGCCAGGTGGGCAAAGAACTATTGCGCCTGGCCTACAGCGAGCCGTGCGGCCTGCGGGGGGCGCTGCTGGACGTCTGCGTGGAGCAGGGCAAGAGCTGCCACAGCGTGGGCCAGCTGGCACTCGACCCCAGCCTGGTGCCCACCTTCCAGCTGACCCTCGTGCTGCGCCTGGACTCACGACTCTGGCCCAAGATCCAGGGGCTGTTTAGCTCTGCcaactctcccttcctccctggcttcagccagtccctgaCGCTGAGCACTGGCTTCCGAGTCATCAAGAAGAAGCTGTACAGCTCGGAACAGCTGCTCATTGAGGAGTGTTGA